A single region of the Arthrobacter sp. zg-Y20 genome encodes:
- the rpsT gene encoding 30S ribosomal protein S20: MANIKSQKKRILTNEKARQRNNSVKSELKTVINKVDVAVKASDKDAAAEALKTASRKLDKAVSKGVIHKNNAANRKSAISKKVSAL, from the coding sequence GTGGCCAATATTAAGTCCCAGAAGAAGCGCATCCTCACCAACGAGAAGGCGCGTCAGCGTAACAACTCGGTGAAGTCCGAGCTGAAGACCGTCATCAACAAGGTTGATGTTGCAGTCAAGGCCAGCGATAAGGATGCAGCAGCCGAAGCGCTGAAGACCGCCAGCCGCAAGCTGGACAAGGCCGTCAGCAAGGGCGTAATCCACAAGAACAACGCTGCCAACCGCAAGTCGGCCATCTCCAAGAAGGTCAGCGCGCTCTAA